TTCTCTTAACAAGTGTTCTTTGGTATAAACACTACGCATGTACCAACCTACTTCTTCTAAATTTTCACAAAGCATTTTCACAATGGCTGTGGCCCAACTTCCTGCGCCAAAAACTGCGTATTTTAAAGGTTTATTCATAATTAGTCTACATGTTTAATAATTCAAAAATACATAAAATATTAGTGATTGTTAAGTCATCAAATTATTAAGAAATGCACTAAAGCAAAAAGTTTGTAATAACTAATACGTTTTTAGCAAATGGCATCGCTTCGATAAAAGCATAAGTAGATAAAAACCAGATGAAATCTTTTTTGGCACGTGTTTTGAAAACGTTAAAGTAGAAACCCTAAAAATGTTTGATTATGAAGACTATAAAATTACTTTTAACATTTGCTTTAACAGCTACACTTTTTACGTCGTGTTATACAGAAGTAAATCATATAGATGATGAACCTATAATATCTTTAAACGAATTATTAGGCTCGTATGAGTTGTGGTATGTAGATATCAATGCGACTAAAGGTTATGGTGAAACACCTTTTTTGCAAAAAGCCTTTACCATGTCATTTAGAAACGGGAATGCTTATGCTAACAACAATATTGTTGGTTTAGGAGATACTGGTAACGGTTTTGGCATTAATGTTGGAACTTACGATGCTTACGATATGATTTTGGATGTATATCATGTTATAGATGGTTTTGAAACTTTCGATATTTATCAAGTAGATAATAATACTATAGAACTGTACAACCCAAAAAATGACACCTCGTACTTTTTAGATGGTTACCAACGCAACAATTTTGATTACGATTTTGTATTCTATGATAACATTCATTATTTCTTGCAAGAATACAATGCTTGGGAAAAAGTATATACCAGTAATTATGGAGCTATAAATGAATTTGATAATGAAAACTATTTACAGTTTTTAGCTGGCGGAAACGACTCGGAGTTTAAAAGCTCACAAGATCCCAATGGAAAAAACACCAATAATTTATATTGGGATTATACAGGATTATATGGCGTTGGAAACATAACTGGCAACAACAAGCTTAAAACTTTAACATTAGATTATGATTATTTTGACAATGAATATTTCGAATTGAGCGTTATTAATGATGGAAAGATAGAATTATATCACCCAGACTCAGGGACAGCTTATGAGTTTGTTGGTAGAGGATATATACAATTTATGAAAACCACAAACACAAAAGGAAAAACAGTTACAGCAGAAAAAATGCGTAAGCATAGAAAAGATAAAATAGAAAACCCTCGCGAAAACACAAGGATTTTATAAAATTTTGGTTGGTTATTTAGTTCAGAAACCGTTTAGAGATTTATTCTTTAAGCGGTTTCTTTTTTGAAGATTTGTTATGTATTACACATATCACATATGAAGAATTGCTTATAAAACTTATTGTATGAATATTTAATTTCTACACAAAATTTTGTGTAGGTTTATATTATCATGAAAATAGCCAACTTATAAAATCGACCTAAACACATATTTATCATACTCGCAATGAGTTTATTGTAAATTTGAACAAATTTATTTTCATTTTAATGATACAAGTATGATAAAAATCCATCAAATTACGAATATGAGCTTGCTCATTTTTTTTCTTCTTAGTGCTGTATTGAATTCCAATGCACAGAATAGTAATCATTTGGCTGAACAACCTGAGTTGGGACAAATCCCTCCACATCCACCAAGATTACCTGAGGGTGTTATACCAGCGTTTCCAGGGGCCTGGGGTGCTGGCATGTTTACCACAGGTGGACGTGGTGGTAAAGTTATAGCCGTTACCAATCTTAATGACAGTGGAGAGGGTAGTTTGCGCAGTGCATTAGAAGCTAAAGGGTCCCGCATTGTTGTATTTCGCGTAGCAGGTACTATCAAAATTAAAAATGATATCAATATCAATCATCCCGATATCACCATAGCAGGTCAGTCTGCTCCAGGTGATGGAATTTGTATAGCGGGAACACTCAATATTAATACACATAATGTTATTGTTCGTCACATTCGTGTACGACGAGGTGTACCTGTTGGCGGACAAGGTGACGATAATATTGGTGGCAATCCAGATCACCATATCATCATTGACCATTGTTCTACAAGTTGGGGAATGGATGAAAACATTTCACTTTACCGACATATGAGATCTTCACTTGATGGTAGTACACAAATTAAAGATCCAGCTGAAAACATTACCATTCAATGGACAATATCTAGTGAAGCACTTGATGCGAAAGGACATGCATTTGGTGGTACTTGGGGTGGAAATCCGTCTACGTTTCATCATAACTTGTTTGCCTGCAACACGGCAAGAAACCCATCTATAGGTATGTCGGGGCCGTTTGATTTTCGCAACAATGTAATCTACAATTGGCGCCATCGCACTATGGATGGCGGTGATGAAACTTCATTAATTAACGTTATCAACAATTACTATAAACCTGGCCCTGCTACCAACGAAAATATGCGCGCTGTTTTTGCTCGTGTTGAGGAACGTAGTATGTATTCACCAGGCAGTGCTTGGGCTGAAGGAGAGTGGTATGCCAAGGCAAAAAACAGACCAGGTAAATGGTATGTTGCCGGTAATATCATGGATGGTAATGAAGAGCTTATTATTAACAATTGGGCTGGTATTCAGGGTTCGGAAAAAATGGCTCGAGTTAATACTCCGTTTGTTGGTTGGCCGGTTGCACCACATGAGACGGCTGATATTGCCTTCGAATCTGTGCTTACAAAAGTGGGAGCTACCTTACCGAAACGTGATACTGTAGATAGACGTGTTACTGAAATGGTTAGGAGTGGAAAACCAATGACTAAAACGGGTATTCTTAAAGACATATCAGAAGTTGGTGGTTACCCCACGTTGACTTACAATCCTGCAAAAGTTCCTGTTGATACAGACGGTGACGGTATGCCTGATGCATGGGAAATTAAACAAAAACTTGATCCTAAAAACCCAGAAGATGCTGCCTTTGACTCAGATGGGGATGGTTATACTAATATCGAAGAATATTTAAATGCCACGAACCCTAACGAAAAAATAAACTATCGTAACCTTGGTAACAATATTGATACTATAAGTTAATTTTATAATCGATTCAATGCCGTAAGCTAGCTCTTGATATCAAAAAATTCAAGTGTATTGTATTATGCGTTTTGAAATAAATTTAAAAAGAGCTTCCTGTTCAATACTACAGGAAGCTCTTTCTAAATTAACTCAATAAATATCATTTTAATACCTCTTACAAATTAACTTGAAATCATCTCAAAACATTATTTAATTCTGAATGTTGAAGTTTTTACTAGAGAAAATTATCATTAATATGATATTATTATTCAACATAAATTTTAAATACTTGGGCAATATCAGATGGTAACCTTACATTGGATTTTACACTAATAGTCAACCCTTCTTCTGTATGTTTAAACGTACAACCTTCTATTTTCTTTAATCCAAATAACTCAACAGAGGTTACTTTTTTTTGTAGTTTGCTCTTAGAAAGTTCTTTTAGCTTGAATGATAAAACACCATTTTTAATTTCAGCGTCGGGCCATTTGGTTGTAATAGCAAAAACAGCATCTTTAGTTTGTGTAAAATAGACTCTGTCCTCTTTCGATAGATTTTCGAAAGGTACGTGATAAGGACGTGTTTCATATATAGCTTCACCAAAAGTCCATAACCATCTACCCACTTCATTAACAATTATTTTTTGGTCTTCTGGAAAGGTTCCGTCTGCTTTGGGAGATAAGTTTAAAAGCATTTGCCCGTTACAACTAACAATCTCAATTAAATGATGAATAATTTCTTCAGCAGTTCTTAATTTCATTCCTTCAGTATAACCCCAAGAGAAAGAAAACCCGGTGCCTATCGAGTAATCGCTTAAAAAAGGAACTTCGCTTATTTTATCAGGATTATTATTTTCATGGTCTAACATACCACCTCCTTTAATATCCTCTCCTTTATATGTAACAATAACTTCTTTTCCACTTTTTGCGGCATCATTAAAATAATAGGCCATATAAGATTTAAGATAGTCTTGGTTTACACGTTCTAACCAAGCATCATGATAAATAATATCTGGTTGATATTTGTTAATAACCTCAATACATTTATCCCGCCACATACGCTGCCATTCGTCTTCAGGCATTGTGCTTCCATATAATTTTTGATACTTGGCATCAAAACCAGCAAATTCTGGGCTCATTTTAAAATTGGTGTAATTAAGTTCGTGATGTAGTGATACAAAAAACTTAAGATCTCTTTCTTTAATTGTTTTTCCTAATTCACCAACAATATCACGTTTTGGTCCCATGTCTTTAGAATTAAAAGGTGTTAGTTCACTATCCCACATGGCAAAACCATCATGATGCTCTCCAACTAAGCCTGCAAATCGAGCGCCTCCTTTAATAAAAAGGTCTGCCCATTCTTCTGCATTAAAATTTTCACCTTTAAACATGGGGATGAAATTGTGATAATCAAATTTATCTAAAGACCCATAAACAGCTTCATGCCGTTTGTGTGTTCCTAACTTTGAGTAATTAGAAGTATCGCGCATGGCTTTTATATAATGTTCATTATTATATGCAGGAACTGCGTAAACGCCCCAATGGCAATAGATGCCAAATTTAGCATCACGCATCCAATCTGGAACACTTTTGTGTTTTGATAGTGATTCCCAGTTTCCTTGATACTCTGATTGGGCAATTAAAATAACTGATTGGGTTGTTAATAATAGTGAAAGCAATAATTTTTTAATCATAATATTTAGTTTCTAATATGGTTTTTAAAAAAGGACACTAAAATAGTCTTTTTTACCGCTTTAGAATAAAAATGCATTGAAAAAAAAATTTGAAATTAATTAGTTTTTATCTGGCTTACTTATAAAAATTCATCTCATCCAAATACTCCCAAACGTTTTCTGGCAGCATTGGTTTTACGTTTTTACCTTCTTTTATGGCATTACGAATAAAGGTTGAAGAGAGTTCCATAATAGGAGCATCGATTTGATGAATTTTTTTATGATCACTAAATTGAGTTTCAATCTTATTTTCTGAAACTCGGGGGTAAACATAAATATGGTGGTTTTCCAGAATGATTTCGTAATTTCTCCACTTGTGAAAACTTTTTAAATTGTCTTCACCCATAATTAAAGAAAATTCTAAATCGGGGTATTTTTCTTGTAAATAAACAAGTGTATTTACGGTGTAGTTGGGTTGCGGTAAGTTGAATTCTATATCGGAAGGTTTCAGTTTGGAATAGTCTTTTGTAGCACGATATACCATTTCTAAACGTTGATAATTATCTAATAAAGAGCTTTTCTTTTTAAACGGATTGTGCGGCGTTACTACAAACCAAACTTCATCTAAATTACTGTATTCAGCCATATGATTGGCAATAACCAAATGCCCAATATGTATGGGATTAAAAGAGCCAAAATACAATCCGATTTTCATTAAAAATGTATTATTATTTTACAAAATCGCTTACCAATTTTTCGGCTTCCACAAGCGCTTTTTCTAAATCGTCGTTCACTACAATAACGTCGAATAAAGGTGCGGTAGCCAATTCTGCCGAAGCTTTGGCAACGCGCATATTTATTTTATCTTCACTTTCAGTTTTACGATTTTTTAATCTGATTTTTAACTCGTCAATACTTGGTGGCTTAACAAATATGGCTAATGTTTGTTCTGGAAATTTTCGTTTTATACGCAAACCACCGGATACATCAATATCGAAAATTACGGTTTTACCCATACTCCAAATGCGTTCAACTTCCGTTTTTAAAGTACCATAAAAATTATCACGATATACTTCTTCCCATTCTAAAAAATCATCATTTTTAATTTTAGTTTTGAATTCTTTTAGCGATAAAAAGTAATAGTCTTTTCCATCTACTTCATTTCCACGCTTTTCTCTAGAAGTTGCAGAAATAGAGAATTCTAAATTTAATGTTTCAATACCTAATAAATGCCTTACAATGGTTGTTTTTCCTGAACCTGATGGTGCTGAAAACACGATAAGCTTTCCTTTTTTTGTAGTGTTTTGTTCTGTCACGAATATTTTATTTATGGCTTTAAGCCTTAAGCTGTATGCTTTAGGCAAAACGGGGTGTGGCATAAAGCGTATTGCTTACAATACATTCAATAATTGTTCTTTGATTTTTTCCAGTTCATCCTTCATTTGCACCACCAATTGTTGCATGGGTGCATAATTACTTTTAGAACCTATGGTGTTTATTTCACGGCCCATTTCCTGACTAATAAATCCTAATTTTTTTCCGTTAGAGTCTTTAGAATTTATACATTCAATAAAATAATCTAAATGGTTCTTTAAACGCACCTTTTCTTCTGTTATATCAAACTTTTCAATGTAATAGACCAATTCTTGTTCAAAACGATTTTCGTCGTATTTCTCCTTTAAATCTTCAACACCTTTAAGCAAACGCTCACGTACACCTTCAACACGTTCAGGATCCATAGCAATGACTTGGTCTAACAAATTGCTAATTATAACTACACGTTTGTTAAACTCTTGTTCTAGTACTTTTCCTTCATCTAGGCGATGGCTGTTTAAATCTTCTATGGCTTTATTAATTTCTACCGCTATAGTTTGCCATTCACTTTCGTCAATTTCTTCACGAACGGTGTTTAAAGCATCTGGAAAACGCACTGCCATTTTAAGTAGTTCTATCTCATTACCATCAACAACTTGTCGCAATTGCTCTATATATTGCTTTACTACAGGGGTGTTAATTTGAGTTGAGGTGTCTTCGGCGGTTGCTTCAACATAAATAGAAAAATCTATTTTACCACGCTCTAAATTATCTGCAAGTAATTTTCTAATAGTCAGTTCTTTTTCTCTATAAATAGAAGGCATTCTAGCATTTAAATCTAAACTTTTGCTATTAAGAGACTTCAACTCTATAGTCACTTTTTTAGTGGGCAATTGCAAAACAGATTTTCCATAACCTGTCATTGAATATATCATAAACGTATGTATTAAGTTATGCAAAGGTAATTAAAACCTAAGGTATAGAAAACAGATACAAGAATGTTAAAAAAATTACTTTATATAGGTTAAAATAAAAAACGCCTATTTTTGTTAATATAATTCACCTTTTTTAAGTAGATTAATGAAAAATAGCATACAATTCTTTATTACAATTGTTGTTTTTTTTACTGTTTTAGGATGTAGGGAGAAGCATGCCGAGATTAGTACAGAAACCCAGAAACAAATAATTGATAGTTTAATTAATAATCCACCTCAAGGCATGGTTTGGATACCTGATGGAACCTTTTTACAAGGCGCTGTACCGCAAGATAAAATGGCAATGAAGCACGAAAAACCACAACACTCTGTAACGGTAGATGGTTATTTTATGGATATTACCGAAGTAACAAATGCGCAATTTTCGAAATTTATTGAAGAGACAAGATATGTTACCACAGCAGAGCGTAAAATTGATTGGGAAGAAATGAAAAAGCAATTACCAGCAGGCACAACAAAACCCCATGACTCTATTATGCAACCAGGGTCTTTAATGTTTAAGAAAACAAAAGAATCGGTTCCTAATTTATATGATTTTTCACAATGGTGGCGATGGGTTATTGGAGTGAATTGGAAACACCCAAGTGGACCAGACACGAACTTAGAAGGTAAAGAAAACCATCCTGTTGTACATATTTCGTATGAAGATGCAGAGGCATATTGCATATGGGCGGG
The genomic region above belongs to Mariniflexile litorale and contains:
- the gmk gene encoding guanylate kinase gives rise to the protein MTEQNTTKKGKLIVFSAPSGSGKTTIVRHLLGIETLNLEFSISATSREKRGNEVDGKDYYFLSLKEFKTKIKNDDFLEWEEVYRDNFYGTLKTEVERIWSMGKTVIFDIDVSGGLRIKRKFPEQTLAIFVKPPSIDELKIRLKNRKTESEDKINMRVAKASAELATAPLFDVIVVNDDLEKALVEAEKLVSDFVK
- a CDS encoding alpha-L-fucosidase; the encoded protein is MIKKLLLSLLLTTQSVILIAQSEYQGNWESLSKHKSVPDWMRDAKFGIYCHWGVYAVPAYNNEHYIKAMRDTSNYSKLGTHKRHEAVYGSLDKFDYHNFIPMFKGENFNAEEWADLFIKGGARFAGLVGEHHDGFAMWDSELTPFNSKDMGPKRDIVGELGKTIKERDLKFFVSLHHELNYTNFKMSPEFAGFDAKYQKLYGSTMPEDEWQRMWRDKCIEVINKYQPDIIYHDAWLERVNQDYLKSYMAYYFNDAAKSGKEVIVTYKGEDIKGGGMLDHENNNPDKISEVPFLSDYSIGTGFSFSWGYTEGMKLRTAEEIIHHLIEIVSCNGQMLLNLSPKADGTFPEDQKIIVNEVGRWLWTFGEAIYETRPYHVPFENLSKEDRVYFTQTKDAVFAITTKWPDAEIKNGVLSFKLKELSKSKLQKKVTSVELFGLKKIEGCTFKHTEEGLTISVKSNVRLPSDIAQVFKIYVE
- a CDS encoding YicC/YloC family endoribonuclease; its protein translation is MIYSMTGYGKSVLQLPTKKVTIELKSLNSKSLDLNARMPSIYREKELTIRKLLADNLERGKIDFSIYVEATAEDTSTQINTPVVKQYIEQLRQVVDGNEIELLKMAVRFPDALNTVREEIDESEWQTIAVEINKAIEDLNSHRLDEGKVLEQEFNKRVVIISNLLDQVIAMDPERVEGVRERLLKGVEDLKEKYDENRFEQELVYYIEKFDITEEKVRLKNHLDYFIECINSKDSNGKKLGFISQEMGREINTIGSKSNYAPMQQLVVQMKDELEKIKEQLLNVL
- a CDS encoding polysaccharide lyase → MIKIHQITNMSLLIFFLLSAVLNSNAQNSNHLAEQPELGQIPPHPPRLPEGVIPAFPGAWGAGMFTTGGRGGKVIAVTNLNDSGEGSLRSALEAKGSRIVVFRVAGTIKIKNDININHPDITIAGQSAPGDGICIAGTLNINTHNVIVRHIRVRRGVPVGGQGDDNIGGNPDHHIIIDHCSTSWGMDENISLYRHMRSSLDGSTQIKDPAENITIQWTISSEALDAKGHAFGGTWGGNPSTFHHNLFACNTARNPSIGMSGPFDFRNNVIYNWRHRTMDGGDETSLINVINNYYKPGPATNENMRAVFARVEERSMYSPGSAWAEGEWYAKAKNRPGKWYVAGNIMDGNEELIINNWAGIQGSEKMARVNTPFVGWPVAPHETADIAFESVLTKVGATLPKRDTVDRRVTEMVRSGKPMTKTGILKDISEVGGYPTLTYNPAKVPVDTDGDGMPDAWEIKQKLDPKNPEDAAFDSDGDGYTNIEEYLNATNPNEKINYRNLGNNIDTIS
- a CDS encoding formylglycine-generating enzyme family protein, which gives rise to MKNSIQFFITIVVFFTVLGCREKHAEISTETQKQIIDSLINNPPQGMVWIPDGTFLQGAVPQDKMAMKHEKPQHSVTVDGYFMDITEVTNAQFSKFIEETRYVTTAERKIDWEEMKKQLPAGTTKPHDSIMQPGSLMFKKTKESVPNLYDFSQWWRWVIGVNWKHPSGPDTNLEGKENHPVVHISYEDAEAYCIWAGRRLPTEAEWEYAARGANNNTIFFWGDEQDKLSKKANSWEGEFPVHNTLKDGFERTAPVKTYPANGFGLYDMAGNVWEFTTDWYNVNYYDELIAKKEKAINPKGADKGYNPNNPYLQEKIIKGGSFLCSDSYCASYRVSSRMGTSIDSSAEHVGFRTVATPEMLINKD
- a CDS encoding nicotinic acid mononucleotide adenyltransferase, giving the protein MKTIKLLLTFALTATLFTSCYTEVNHIDDEPIISLNELLGSYELWYVDINATKGYGETPFLQKAFTMSFRNGNAYANNNIVGLGDTGNGFGINVGTYDAYDMILDVYHVIDGFETFDIYQVDNNTIELYNPKNDTSYFLDGYQRNNFDYDFVFYDNIHYFLQEYNAWEKVYTSNYGAINEFDNENYLQFLAGGNDSEFKSSQDPNGKNTNNLYWDYTGLYGVGNITGNNKLKTLTLDYDYFDNEYFELSVINDGKIELYHPDSGTAYEFVGRGYIQFMKTTNTKGKTVTAEKMRKHRKDKIENPRENTRIL
- the nadD gene encoding nicotinate (nicotinamide) nucleotide adenylyltransferase → MKIGLYFGSFNPIHIGHLVIANHMAEYSNLDEVWFVVTPHNPFKKKSSLLDNYQRLEMVYRATKDYSKLKPSDIEFNLPQPNYTVNTLVYLQEKYPDLEFSLIMGEDNLKSFHKWRNYEIILENHHIYVYPRVSENKIETQFSDHKKIHQIDAPIMELSSTFIRNAIKEGKNVKPMLPENVWEYLDEMNFYK